A genomic stretch from Echeneis naucrates chromosome 6, fEcheNa1.1, whole genome shotgun sequence includes:
- the ino80c gene encoding INO80 complex subunit C: MASQIPITIRAQPTAAGSAALRGKKRAGGLAVSAAPQAPGSGGKKKKAPQTAAPTAHTQTAAVETAAEVKTAGSVDSGPAATAESTAKPPPFKDATFMHSGIGGAAAGKKNRTWKNLKQILTLERTLPWKLNDPNYYNIDAPPSLKPPKKYSDISGLPANYTDPQTKLRFTSTEEFSYIRLLPTDVVTGYLTLRKATCIVP, from the exons ATGGCATCGCAGATCCCCATAACGATCCGGGCTCAGCCGACGGCCGCCGGCTCGGCCGCTCTCCGGGGGAAGAAACGCGCCGGTGGTCTGGCGGTGTCAGCCGCTCCGCAGGCCCCGGGGAGCggggggaagaagaagaaagcccCGCAGACAGCAGCAccgacagcacacacacag acagcagcagtggagACGGCGGCAGAGGTGAAGACAGCAGGCTCAGTAGACAGTGGTCCAGCAGCCACCGCAGAGTCTACAGCAAAGCCTCCACCATTCAAAGATGCCACATTTATG CATTCTGGTATTGGCGGTGCAGCAGCAGGCAAAAAGAATCGGACGTGGAAGAATCTCAAACAGATTCTGACTTTGGAGCGGACGTTACCCTGGAAGCTCAACGATCCCAACT atTACAACATCGACGCCCCTCCCTCCTTAAAACCTCCCAAGAAATACTCCGACATCTCTGGCCTGCCA GCAAACTACACAGACCCGCAGACAAAACTACGCTTCACATCCACTGAGGAGTTTTCCTATATACGCCTCCTCCCCACTGATGTTGTGACAGGTTACCTGACCCTTCGAAAGGCGACATGCATCGTACCCTGA